A single genomic interval of Metasolibacillus fluoroglycofenilyticus harbors:
- a CDS encoding sulfite exporter TauE/SafE family protein has product METIIFFVCIILVASILQTSTGFGFSIMATPFLLMLFLPQEAIQINIIISLFISLSLIWKIRENVDFDILKRLVIGSIVGVPFGILFFITIDIDTFKIGIAILLLLLTLLLIFNFTVKPTPLRDFFVGGLSGLLTTSIGMPGPPLLLYFTGTNTKKEKLRATTLAFYLFIYFISLITQILFTGTSKLIWQLSIYAIPVVFLGLFIGQIIFKRLNQKAFKLLTYILLSFTGIYLLINSLN; this is encoded by the coding sequence TTGGAAACAATCATATTTTTTGTATGTATTATATTAGTAGCTTCTATTTTACAAACAAGCACTGGGTTTGGATTTTCTATCATGGCAACACCTTTTTTATTGATGTTATTTCTTCCTCAAGAAGCAATACAAATAAACATCATCATATCTCTATTTATTTCACTTTCTTTAATATGGAAAATAAGAGAAAACGTTGATTTTGATATTTTAAAAAGACTTGTTATTGGAAGTATAGTTGGTGTACCTTTTGGTATTTTATTTTTTATTACGATTGACATTGATACTTTTAAAATAGGAATTGCTATACTGCTATTACTGTTAACATTATTATTAATATTTAATTTTACGGTAAAGCCAACCCCCCTTAGAGATTTCTTCGTTGGTGGATTATCAGGTCTTTTAACAACAAGTATCGGGATGCCTGGTCCACCGTTATTATTGTACTTTACAGGCACTAATACGAAAAAGGAAAAATTAAGAGCAACTACGTTAGCTTTTTATCTATTTATATATTTTATTAGTCTCATTACGCAAATACTCTTTACCGGCACTAGTAAATTAATATGGCAATTGAGCATTTACGCTATTCCTGTTGTATTTTTAGGTCTGTTTATTGGACAAATTATTTTCAAACGGCTTAATCAAAAGGCTTTCAAGCTACTTACATATATCCTTCTGAGTTTTACAGGTATTTATCTTCTTATCAACAGTTTGAATTAG
- a CDS encoding helix-turn-helix domain-containing protein, translating into MDVNFQGVGERIIAKIRERNLKQVDVARATGISKNAISNYISGNRIPDTEAIYKLASFFSVSIEWLLVGKEYYPTKSENLIGAEDTAQSDVINVEDKAMIQKLLLLNERQKGRLEERIDMLLLEAMGDENPTIEDN; encoded by the coding sequence TTGGACGTTAACTTTCAAGGCGTTGGTGAAAGAATTATAGCAAAAATCCGGGAGAGAAATTTAAAGCAAGTAGATGTTGCGAGGGCAACTGGTATTTCCAAAAATGCAATTAGCAATTATATTAGCGGCAATCGAATTCCTGATACAGAGGCAATCTATAAGCTAGCTAGCTTTTTCTCCGTGTCGATTGAATGGTTGTTAGTAGGAAAAGAATATTACCCGACCAAATCAGAAAATTTAATAGGTGCAGAAGATACCGCACAATCTGACGTAATCAATGTGGAAGATAAGGCAATGATTCAAAAGCTACTTTTGTTAAACGAAAGACAAAAAGGGAGGTTGGAAGAGCGAATTGATATGCTACTTTTGGAGGCAATGGGCGATGAAAATCCAACAATAGAGGACAATTAA
- a CDS encoding DNA alkylation repair protein, which produces MDYQAVMQELEALGKERTKKIYCSNGATEPVFGVATGAMKPMAKKIKTNQELAEQLYATGNYDAMYFAGVIAEPNTMTEADYDRWIEKAYFYMLSDYVVAVTLAEATIAQQVADKWIASGEELKMSAGYSCYCWLLGNRKDEEFSKSKLLTMLEVVKETIHHAPERAKSAMNNFVTTVGVSFKPLHEEALAIAKQIGVVEMKRDNKKSSMLNALQNIEKEIEKDRIGFKRKYVRC; this is translated from the coding sequence ATGGATTATCAAGCAGTGATGCAGGAACTAGAGGCATTAGGAAAAGAGCGTACGAAAAAAATTTATTGCTCAAATGGTGCAACTGAGCCTGTTTTTGGCGTGGCGACTGGTGCAATGAAGCCAATGGCGAAAAAAATTAAAACGAATCAAGAACTTGCAGAGCAGTTATATGCGACAGGCAATTATGATGCGATGTATTTTGCAGGTGTGATTGCAGAGCCAAATACGATGACTGAGGCTGATTATGACCGTTGGATTGAGAAGGCCTATTTTTACATGCTGTCTGATTATGTTGTCGCTGTCACATTAGCGGAGGCCACTATTGCACAGCAAGTAGCAGATAAATGGATTGCAAGTGGTGAGGAGCTGAAAATGTCCGCGGGCTATAGCTGTTATTGCTGGCTACTTGGCAATCGTAAGGATGAGGAATTTTCGAAAAGTAAGCTTTTAACGATGTTAGAAGTCGTAAAGGAGACGATTCATCATGCACCAGAGCGAGCAAAATCTGCCATGAATAATTTTGTAACAACTGTCGGCGTGTCTTTTAAGCCGTTGCACGAGGAGGCACTTGCTATTGCAAAACAAATTGGTGTTGTTGAGATGAAGAGGGACAATAAAAAAAGCAGTATGTTAAACGCATTACAAAACATTGAAAAGGAGATAGAGAAAGACCGCATCGGTTTTAAACGTAAATATGTAAGGTGTTGA
- a CDS encoding 5' nucleotidase, NT5C type → MRKSIAIDMDQVLANFYKKLCKTVNENFNTNYTDEEFIAGTRRDLPEEQTRKLYECMNEPHFFGDLEVLDTDAIEVVQKLQEDYDIFIATAAMEVPGSFNAKYEWLERHFPFINKQNIVFCGTKAVIHTDYLIDDSPYQLEAFKGTGILYSMPYNLSTEGFIRVNNWKEIEAYFQKQLVK, encoded by the coding sequence ATGAGAAAAAGTATCGCGATTGATATGGATCAAGTGTTAGCAAATTTTTATAAAAAACTGTGTAAAACAGTGAATGAAAATTTCAATACAAATTATACAGATGAAGAATTTATTGCAGGGACACGACGTGACTTACCTGAGGAACAGACTAGAAAGTTATATGAGTGCATGAATGAGCCACATTTCTTTGGCGACTTAGAAGTGCTGGATACAGATGCTATTGAAGTTGTACAAAAATTGCAGGAGGATTACGATATTTTTATTGCGACAGCAGCAATGGAAGTACCGGGCTCCTTTAATGCAAAATATGAATGGCTAGAGCGTCATTTCCCATTTATAAATAAGCAAAACATCGTATTTTGTGGGACAAAGGCAGTTATTCATACAGATTATTTAATTGACGATAGCCCTTATCAGTTAGAGGCATTTAAAGGAACAGGCATTTTATATTCAATGCCATACAATCTGTCAACAGAAGGCTTTATTCGCGTAAATAATTGGAAAGAGATTGAGGCATATTTCCAAAAACAATTAGTAAAATAG
- a CDS encoding DUF2339 domain-containing protein has protein sequence MEREWQERVEKLEREVQQLTKELAELKQQNRQQPSTIRQLVPQFERNAVEKPAPEVISGLETKAVQEKQGVTPKPKRSFEERITTILPKVFMIILVLGILWGLKLASDFGLLSDTLKVFAAYIVSIAIGIYAWRSEKNKVTLSPMLVALYGGSFIIGILATAAGAILYEIFTLTFALIIAVLYVAYGIAISYLKGSEALSSFVVFTSLLLPYLLEFMDFSKLFILIYVVLIFMAMQLVIMKHNQHIALYIGMFFSLLAIQILWFTQFKQTPYFAMSYIVVLALFLKSWWQLFKQSEKWKLLQQGALFSISSFTLLLLNLIIFDEPYQIIYLFIVFTLYALMAFVVYKNNERQVFDISATIAMLLTFNIVLTFDFAAGYSRVALVLSAFAGIMLAIRLRAPLMKVTYTALLFLMAFALYFTTDVRPFWHVENIALLVLIISIVSAYIYAKMPKEEPTHFEQLIEKYYIIDSIAAAIVLFLMLYMTKLDYAYISTAQYIPYIVFSVTAISMLIAFIVNHRWIGNFVPIILIVCYLTQGIILLSTGLVDDTQIFLQLVTRGIFILTLLALLADLYEEGRIYQKWQKFIEKYIEIYMISGIFIITLYFINLISYLEMIDGFTWGIAIMLKTLTLFTIASLTIIIGRRKQWKKVAAAGFILLLIAILKLIFFDLATLNLLIRAILFIVVGAAGMLLSGRLLRK, from the coding sequence ATGGAGCGAGAGTGGCAAGAAAGGGTGGAAAAGCTAGAGCGGGAAGTACAGCAATTAACAAAGGAACTAGCTGAGCTAAAGCAGCAAAATAGACAGCAGCCTTCTACAATACGCCAGCTAGTGCCACAGTTTGAACGCAATGCTGTAGAGAAGCCAGCGCCTGAAGTGATTAGTGGGCTAGAAACAAAGGCTGTGCAGGAAAAACAGGGGGTAACACCGAAGCCGAAACGTTCCTTTGAGGAAAGAATAACGACTATTTTACCGAAAGTTTTTATGATTATTTTAGTGCTTGGTATATTATGGGGATTAAAATTAGCGAGTGATTTTGGACTTTTATCGGACACTTTGAAAGTATTTGCAGCATATATCGTGTCAATTGCAATTGGCATTTATGCATGGCGCTCTGAAAAGAACAAAGTAACACTTAGCCCAATGCTTGTCGCATTATATGGTGGCTCCTTTATAATCGGGATTTTAGCGACCGCAGCAGGTGCTATTTTATACGAAATATTCACTTTAACATTTGCACTTATTATTGCTGTACTATACGTTGCATACGGTATTGCGATTAGCTATTTGAAAGGAAGCGAGGCATTATCAAGCTTCGTTGTATTCACATCTTTATTATTACCATATTTATTGGAGTTTATGGATTTTAGTAAGCTATTTATTTTAATTTATGTTGTCCTTATTTTTATGGCAATGCAGCTTGTTATAATGAAGCATAATCAACATATTGCCCTCTATATCGGGATGTTTTTCTCATTGCTTGCAATACAAATTCTTTGGTTTACACAATTTAAGCAAACGCCGTATTTCGCAATGAGCTATATCGTTGTATTGGCGCTATTTTTAAAGAGCTGGTGGCAGTTATTTAAACAGAGTGAGAAGTGGAAGCTTCTGCAGCAAGGCGCGTTGTTTAGTATAAGTAGCTTTACCCTATTACTACTTAACCTCATTATTTTTGATGAGCCGTATCAAATTATTTATTTATTCATTGTGTTTACCCTCTATGCTTTAATGGCTTTTGTCGTATACAAAAATAATGAGCGTCAAGTTTTCGATATTAGCGCGACTATCGCAATGCTATTAACATTTAACATCGTACTTACATTTGATTTCGCAGCTGGCTATAGCAGGGTAGCTCTTGTTTTATCTGCCTTTGCAGGCATAATGCTAGCGATTCGCTTGCGTGCACCATTAATGAAAGTTACCTATACAGCATTGCTATTTCTGATGGCTTTTGCGTTATACTTCACAACCGATGTTCGACCTTTTTGGCATGTAGAAAATATCGCATTGCTTGTTTTAATTATCAGCATTGTTTCAGCTTATATTTATGCGAAAATGCCGAAGGAAGAGCCAACGCACTTTGAACAATTGATAGAAAAATATTATATAATTGATAGCATTGCAGCAGCTATTGTACTGTTTTTAATGCTTTATATGACGAAACTGGACTATGCTTATATTTCAACAGCACAGTACATTCCGTATATCGTCTTTAGTGTAACTGCTATTTCTATGCTTATAGCTTTCATTGTGAATCACCGCTGGATAGGCAATTTCGTACCAATTATTTTAATTGTTTGCTATTTAACGCAAGGCATTATATTGCTATCAACAGGGCTCGTAGATGATACGCAGATTTTCTTGCAGCTTGTAACGCGCGGCATCTTTATTTTAACACTGCTCGCACTACTTGCAGATTTATATGAAGAAGGACGCATTTATCAAAAATGGCAAAAGTTCATTGAAAAGTATATTGAAATATACATGATTTCTGGTATTTTCATCATCACACTTTATTTCATCAACCTTATTTCTTATTTAGAAATGATTGATGGATTCACGTGGGGTATTGCAATTATGCTAAAAACACTAACACTCTTCACTATCGCAAGCCTCACAATCATTATTGGCCGAAGGAAACAATGGAAAAAGGTTGCGGCAGCAGGCTTCATCCTATTGCTCATTGCGATATTAAAGCTTATTTTCTTCGACTTAGCAACATTAAATCTACTAATTCGTGCAATTCTCTTTATCGTCGTTGGTGCAGCAGGAATGCTGTTGTCGGGGAGATTGTTGAGGAAATAA
- a CDS encoding pilus assembly PilX N-terminal domain-containing protein: MNKQLNNQRGSALVIALFLIVIISILGVSLLSVSSNSLKQVDYERTDQAVFYIAEAGINLAKEEVKLKLRTIEDLAINDITLWIEAENTRRKTEKLPKLTKQLAMDQYLIYLKNRFDEADFSDISFTISSGKVAFIELQPSSTEFKVKIISTGSINGAKERIVDQEIRLRPSLYASFEDGDEDKEETNNPLPPSPIPGGWENHTVLTSGDIVFNSSGEIHGDTALKNGNIIFNNYSGKILTENGSAAGNVNMDSTKQSIIPVSQAQTNAWFYPKNIAPPLAIDPKSFLSSAFLDGISDRATDLSKITPLQKYTVVKNNNNIDLVANGILSTQDSQPYGWLRDNVTFKITEDTYLKAIKIYSNRTITIDVGDNDVNLLVDDFDMNYGTINVIGNGKLNLYVKKFTALNSTTGFNANTKNPSKVDFNYIGTDKFILNGATPFYASLINYTADMSLGSGSKVFGNIISGGRNITFSGSTPTTGQHVIAPNANLIIDGSASIKGTVVADSINFTGNGRIYKGSNLPPLPPGVGPSDEFEDLPNPDGERLPLEEGSMTEN, translated from the coding sequence ATGAATAAGCAACTAAATAATCAACGCGGCTCCGCCCTAGTAATTGCGCTATTTTTAATCGTTATCATTTCAATTTTAGGTGTCTCATTATTAAGTGTATCTTCGAATAGTCTAAAACAAGTGGACTACGAGCGCACAGACCAAGCTGTGTTTTATATTGCAGAGGCTGGTATTAATTTAGCAAAAGAAGAAGTTAAATTAAAATTAAGAACAATTGAAGATTTAGCAATCAATGATATTACTCTATGGATTGAAGCTGAAAATACTAGACGTAAAACTGAAAAATTACCGAAATTAACAAAGCAATTAGCTATGGATCAATACTTAATATATTTAAAAAATAGATTTGATGAGGCAGATTTTTCCGATATATCATTTACTATATCATCAGGAAAAGTTGCATTTATTGAATTACAACCTTCTAGTACAGAATTTAAGGTGAAAATCATTTCCACTGGCTCAATTAATGGTGCAAAAGAACGTATAGTTGATCAGGAAATTCGACTTAGACCCTCATTATATGCAAGTTTTGAGGATGGAGACGAAGATAAGGAAGAAACTAATAATCCACTTCCCCCTTCTCCTATTCCTGGTGGTTGGGAAAATCATACCGTTTTAACATCTGGTGATATTGTATTTAATAGTAGTGGAGAGATTCATGGAGATACTGCATTAAAAAATGGAAATATTATCTTTAACAATTATTCTGGAAAAATTCTTACTGAAAATGGTTCAGCAGCTGGAAATGTTAATATGGATAGTACAAAACAATCAATTATTCCTGTAAGCCAAGCCCAAACAAATGCATGGTTCTATCCCAAAAATATAGCACCACCTCTTGCCATTGATCCGAAAAGTTTTTTGTCATCTGCTTTTTTAGATGGTATAAGCGATAGAGCAACAGACCTATCTAAAATTACGCCATTACAGAAATATACAGTAGTAAAAAATAACAACAATATTGACCTAGTAGCTAACGGTATCTTATCCACACAGGATTCTCAACCATATGGATGGTTAAGAGATAATGTAACCTTTAAAATAACTGAGGATACCTACTTAAAAGCAATTAAAATTTATTCGAATCGGACTATTACTATTGATGTTGGTGATAATGATGTCAATTTATTAGTAGATGATTTTGATATGAACTACGGAACGATAAACGTAATAGGTAATGGTAAATTAAATTTATATGTAAAAAAATTTACTGCTCTTAATTCTACTACTGGCTTTAATGCCAATACTAAAAATCCTTCAAAAGTGGATTTTAATTATATAGGTACAGATAAATTTATTTTAAACGGTGCAACTCCGTTTTATGCTTCTTTAATCAATTACACAGCCGATATGTCTTTAGGCAGTGGCTCTAAAGTTTTTGGTAATATTATTTCCGGAGGTAGAAATATAACTTTTTCAGGTAGCACCCCGACAACCGGACAGCATGTAATAGCACCGAATGCTAATTTAATTATAGATGGAAGTGCTTCAATTAAAGGAACAGTGGTGGCTGACTCCATTAATTTCACTGGTAATGGCAGAATTTATAAAGGTTCAAATCTCCCTCCTCTTCCACCAGGCGTTGGTCCATCTGATGAATTCGAGGACTTACCTAATCCCGACGGAGAAAGATTACCTCTTGAGGAAGGCTCTATGACAGAAAACTAA
- a CDS encoding prepilin-type N-terminal cleavage/methylation domain-containing protein, translated as MRLLRNSKGFTLFEVLAVIVILAIVSMLSISLVTSATKQQIEQGTHNRDIKELSYALKMITKDFRRSEDFIIDDTTTPETILYKFTLLNNTEIATYKLENNQIIRSSSIGQEIVALNVDSFDISSTGSIIIKSEDGQTATAEITIRRGTK; from the coding sequence ATGCGTCTACTCCGAAATAGTAAAGGCTTTACATTGTTTGAGGTGTTAGCTGTCATTGTTATCCTTGCTATCGTGTCGATGCTAAGTATTAGCCTCGTTACCTCTGCTACAAAGCAGCAAATAGAGCAGGGCACACATAATCGTGATATTAAGGAGCTTTCTTATGCTTTAAAAATGATTACGAAGGATTTTAGAAGAAGTGAAGATTTTATAATAGATGATACGACAACACCCGAAACGATTTTGTATAAATTCACCTTATTAAACAATACGGAAATTGCAACTTATAAACTAGAAAATAATCAAATTATAAGAAGCTCGTCAATAGGTCAAGAGATAGTCGCACTCAACGTAGATAGTTTCGATATTAGTAGCACAGGCTCTATCATAATTAAAAGTGAGGATGGGCAAACTGCTACCGCCGAAATCACAATTAGGAGGGGGACAAAATGA
- a CDS encoding type IV pilus modification PilV family protein, protein MTKYLKNNNGMSLIEVVAALLIIGIVLISFFALLIQSNKTTHKSNDIMDATYVAQIEMEKIYNASRSASSYESLATGYMLSEEPGATISSLPELDEIYAYSPREEGKFTYYLTLQTFEEDSTYKNAVYVHLEVVENNTNSKATMENVYILGLGGRN, encoded by the coding sequence TTGACAAAATACCTAAAAAATAACAACGGCATGTCTTTAATTGAAGTTGTTGCTGCTCTTTTAATAATAGGCATTGTGTTAATCTCCTTTTTTGCATTGCTTATTCAATCAAATAAAACGACTCATAAATCAAACGATATTATGGATGCTACCTATGTAGCACAAATAGAAATGGAGAAAATTTATAATGCCAGTCGTAGTGCTAGCTCCTATGAAAGCCTTGCAACAGGCTACATGTTAAGCGAAGAACCTGGAGCAACTATATCTTCTTTACCCGAGCTTGATGAAATATATGCCTATTCACCTCGTGAAGAAGGGAAATTTACTTATTATTTAACATTACAGACATTTGAGGAAGACTCCACTTATAAAAACGCTGTCTATGTTCACCTTGAAGTTGTTGAAAACAACACAAATAGTAAAGCAACAATGGAAAATGTTTATATACTAGGACTAGGAGGGAGAAACTAA
- a CDS encoding VanW family protein gives MRISLKVCLLVTSVVLLIYMIYPTNLSYADSNSGQSTIGGIVVDDLKTDDIREKVQEAVNQWTSEPIIVSGAGTTLSFNAAAIHFDVESTIVTYEQMTKKSWFSFWKPKRIVQLPLQITVNEALMAEIEKVKVWEADSTYHKVLAQATNLASHEIEADVKNLNAYDIERIALEIQPIPEAAAGLSDLVQAINEQLVIPGQPFSLVEALGEEKDRANGEALNFIASMLYSIALKTNSEIYERASQNSIPSYLEPGIEAAITRNGSKDLKFLNTTDYAIELKMTLEGDNLKAEAYGPKNSQNVGVQVTRDYEISPRVITRYSKNLPVGQEQLIEEGRAGLRVSVMRYSADEPEGELISKDYYAPAHRVILKSTKQPEATSTSVDYSEQSPGQSLREKPKLDLNGDGLADYDNGIGQLPTLPQDEKDLPAGSYYDKGGNLVTP, from the coding sequence GTGAGGATTAGTTTAAAAGTATGCCTTCTCGTGACTTCGGTAGTACTTCTTATCTATATGATTTATCCTACTAATTTATCCTACGCTGATTCAAATAGTGGACAATCCACAATCGGTGGAATAGTAGTAGATGATTTGAAAACGGATGATATTAGAGAAAAGGTGCAGGAAGCGGTCAATCAATGGACGAGTGAGCCGATTATCGTGTCGGGTGCTGGTACAACGCTTAGCTTCAATGCGGCAGCCATTCATTTTGATGTTGAAAGCACAATTGTCACATACGAGCAAATGACGAAAAAATCGTGGTTTTCATTTTGGAAGCCAAAGCGCATCGTACAGCTACCGCTACAAATTACGGTAAATGAAGCGTTGATGGCAGAAATTGAAAAAGTGAAAGTTTGGGAAGCTGATTCTACCTATCATAAGGTATTGGCACAGGCCACTAATTTGGCCTCTCATGAAATAGAAGCGGACGTTAAAAATTTAAACGCATATGACATTGAGCGTATCGCATTAGAAATTCAACCAATTCCAGAAGCGGCGGCGGGTCTATCTGATTTAGTACAAGCAATAAATGAGCAGCTGGTTATACCAGGACAACCCTTTTCTTTAGTGGAAGCATTAGGAGAAGAGAAAGACCGTGCTAATGGTGAAGCGTTAAATTTCATTGCATCGATGCTTTATAGCATTGCGTTAAAAACGAATAGTGAGATTTATGAAAGAGCATCCCAAAATAGCATACCCTCCTATTTGGAACCGGGCATAGAGGCGGCTATAACACGTAACGGTTCAAAGGATTTGAAATTTTTAAATACAACGGATTATGCAATAGAGTTAAAAATGACGCTTGAAGGCGACAATTTAAAAGCAGAGGCTTACGGTCCTAAAAATAGTCAAAATGTTGGTGTGCAAGTAACGAGAGATTACGAAATTTCTCCACGTGTTATTACACGCTATTCCAAAAATTTACCTGTAGGACAGGAGCAGCTTATCGAGGAAGGACGAGCAGGCTTGCGTGTTTCCGTAATGCGCTATAGCGCGGATGAGCCAGAGGGGGAGCTTATTAGTAAAGATTATTATGCACCAGCACATCGCGTTATTTTAAAGTCGACAAAGCAGCCGGAAGCTACATCAACTTCGGTGGACTATTCAGAGCAGAGCCCGGGGCAATCTTTGAGAGAAAAGCCGAAGCTTGATTTGAATGGCGATGGTTTAGCTGACTATGATAATGGGATAGGGCAACTCCCCACATTGCCACAGGATGAAAAGGATTTACCAGCAGGTAGCTATTACGATAAAGGAGGCAATTTAGTTACGCCTTAG
- a CDS encoding GspE/PulE family protein — translation MKGTARKRLGDLLVEAGVITDEQLNHALETKNRDEKLGDFLIKENFLTEQQLIEVLEFQLGIPHIHLNQYAIEPELIKLVPAELAKRASIMPIRRDKNKLFIAMADPMDYFAIEEVRMATGCQIEVSIAAKDDLYRTITKYYDLQESMEAALSDLGDAATRAEAQQEITDDDSPIVRLVNQIIANGVAQRASDIHFDPHETEFRVRYRVDGVLRTERSLPKHMQNIITARIKIMGNLNITENRIPQDGRIKIQVNFKPVDIRLSTLPGIYGEKIVMRLLDLSNAPTDIDQIGFTEQNEALFRSMIQRPNGIVLITGPTGSGKSSTLYAALSNLNDEAVNIITVEDPVEYQLAGINQVQVKEEVGLTFATSLRSILRQDPDIVMIGEIRDFETAQIAVRASLTGHLVLSTLHTNSAVESISRLKDMGIEPFLISSSLVGVMAQRLVRRVCRDCKQTVEATAREKAIFAENGLTVATVARGRGCPSCSNTGYRGRMAIHELLLVDRQLKEHILNSQNVSVIANYMKEKGYNTLLKDGLLKVLEGVTTTEEVLRVATVE, via the coding sequence GTGAAGGGAACAGCTAGAAAACGTCTTGGAGATTTACTTGTCGAAGCAGGGGTTATTACAGATGAACAATTGAATCATGCACTCGAAACGAAAAATCGTGATGAGAAGCTTGGCGACTTCCTTATTAAAGAAAACTTTTTGACAGAGCAGCAATTAATTGAAGTGCTTGAATTTCAATTAGGTATTCCGCATATTCATCTAAATCAGTATGCTATAGAGCCGGAATTAATCAAGCTTGTGCCTGCTGAATTAGCAAAGCGCGCGAGCATTATGCCAATTCGACGTGATAAAAATAAATTGTTTATCGCGATGGCAGACCCGATGGATTATTTTGCAATCGAAGAAGTGCGCATGGCGACAGGCTGTCAAATTGAAGTGAGTATTGCCGCAAAAGACGATTTGTATCGCACAATTACAAAATATTATGATTTGCAGGAGTCGATGGAAGCAGCATTATCTGACTTAGGAGATGCAGCGACACGCGCGGAGGCGCAGCAGGAAATTACAGATGATGATTCGCCTATCGTACGTCTTGTTAACCAAATCATTGCTAACGGTGTTGCACAGCGCGCCTCAGATATTCATTTTGACCCACATGAAACGGAATTTCGCGTGCGCTATCGTGTAGACGGCGTATTACGGACAGAGCGCTCTTTACCAAAGCATATGCAAAATATTATTACTGCTCGTATTAAAATCATGGGCAACTTAAATATTACAGAAAACCGTATACCGCAGGATGGTCGCATTAAAATTCAAGTGAATTTTAAGCCCGTTGATATTCGTTTATCAACGCTTCCGGGAATTTACGGTGAAAAAATCGTGATGCGTTTGCTTGATTTAAGCAATGCACCAACTGATATTGACCAAATTGGTTTTACTGAGCAAAACGAAGCGCTTTTCCGCTCAATGATACAACGTCCAAATGGTATTGTTTTAATTACTGGTCCTACAGGTTCAGGAAAATCCAGCACATTATATGCGGCTCTTTCTAATTTGAATGATGAGGCAGTCAATATTATTACAGTGGAAGACCCAGTGGAATATCAGCTTGCAGGTATTAACCAAGTGCAAGTGAAAGAGGAAGTAGGACTCACTTTTGCAACAAGTCTTCGTTCGATTTTACGTCAAGACCCCGATATCGTGATGATTGGGGAAATACGAGATTTTGAAACAGCACAAATTGCGGTACGTGCTTCTTTAACAGGTCACTTGGTGCTTAGCACATTGCACACAAATAGCGCAGTTGAGTCTATTTCACGCTTGAAGGATATGGGGATTGAGCCGTTTTTAATTTCTTCCTCATTAGTTGGTGTGATGGCACAGCGTTTAGTGCGCAGAGTGTGTCGTGATTGCAAGCAGACGGTTGAAGCAACAGCGCGTGAAAAAGCCATTTTTGCAGAAAACGGTTTAACTGTAGCAACAGTTGCACGTGGACGCGGCTGCCCATCTTGTAGCAATACAGGCTACAGGGGGCGTATGGCGATTCATGAGCTACTTTTAGTAGACCGTCAACTAAAGGAACATATTTTAAACAGTCAAAATGTAAGTGTCATAGCAAATTATATGAAGGAAAAGGGCTATAACACATTGCTGAAGGACGGCTTACTAAAGGTGCTGGAAGGTGTAACAACAACTGAGGAAGTGCTACGAGTAGCAACTGTAGAGTAG